The Planctellipticum variicoloris DNA window GTCGTCATGGTCACCATGACCCCATGAATCTCCCGCATGGCAGAACTCCGCGCGAAAAGTGGACTTCTGTGTATTGCGCCGCATAACGTACCGCCCGTCCACATCTCTGTCACCAGGAATCCCAGCATTTTTTCTTCTCTTCTTATCTTAGCCCCCCTCCAGTGGAGGGGGGCCGATTACGGAGGGAGGCCTAATGACGCACGCGAGGCGGCATCACGGAGGGGGGCCGATTTACGGAGGGGTGCAACGCGCGGGAAAGGGGCCCGATCATTGAAAGAGGCCCGATTACGGAGGGGGGCCTGACAACGCACGCGAGGCGACAACACGAAGTGCGTCTCGCACGTCAAATGCACGCCTCATCGCGGAGGAAGCCTGCTGACGGACGCGATCCCTCGGAACGCCTTCGCGCATTCGGTCCGCCTGGCGCGATCGGTCCCCCGTGGGGGTGGATCGGTCACCCTCCTGGTGCACCGATCCGTGCATGATTCACCGGTCACAGCGTGCGATCAGCCCCCTTGCGCGAACGGACCCGCTGCACGATCGGACCCCGGTTGGTGGATCGGACCCCGGTGCGCGATCGGCCCCCCTCCATTGGAGGGGGGCTAAGAGGGTGAAGAGGGAGTTGGGCGAACTGCATCCCCCACCACCCCAGCCCCGCACGTCGTAACTCTTCTCTGCGAAGCCCGAAGCCCGAATCCCGAAGCCCGATCCGAGCCATTGCACTCTGCACAGCCGTGTGGTACTTCTCAGCAACACACGTGCGGACTGAACGCCCCGGCCCGCCGGGTGGGGCCGGTCCGCCCGCCGGTCCGAGAGGTGACACACCGTCGGAGTCCCGATCGCATGCCATCCGTCACGCTCTCCGGGGGTCCCAGGCGGCCCGGCCGCGGCCGGTCTGTGTCGTCCGGGAGGCACAGGTTGGTCGTCCGCGATCGACCTGTGTCGCACAGCGACAGGAGGTTGACGGCAAAGGTGCCGATCCACGTCGCCGACCACTGCAGCCACTTCGGTCGGCCTCGTTTGTTTCCTCGCGGCACGAAGGGAGGACCAGATAGGGGTAGGGAAGCCCCATTGGCTTGGGGCTCCCCTCCCTCCGAACCGGACGGGCGGATCTCCCGCATCCGGCTCTCCGGTTGATGGTTTACCTTCGTGAGGATTGACAGGCCAACGCATGGGCTGCGGCGAGACTGAACAGCCCCTGCTCGGCGAAGTAGCGGTTCGGCCAGGCAAAGCAATCGGACGGTTTGCGGGCCACGCCGCGTCCGCCGCAACGGCGACGCAACAGACTCCGCAGACGCATCCGCAGCCAGCCATCCAGGGTTTTGTAGTCCGAGCGCCTGCTGCCGTGCTGGAAGTACGCGAACCAGCCGCGGAGCGACCGGTTCACGCGAAACACGATGCGCTGCAACGACGCGCCGGAAGTCCGACGTGTCTGTCGACGCAGCGTGTCCTTCAACGTCTGCAGGCTCTTCGAGCGGGGCCAGTGCTTTTCGCCGGCGAATTCGTACCCCAGAAACGCAAAGCTCTCCGCACGCACATCGACGATCCGCGTTTTCGTCGGGTGCAGCGTCAGACCGTTATCGGCCACCCACTCCCGCACGAGATCCAGAGCGTGCGACGCCTCGGCGGCGGTGCGGCACAGGATCACGAAATCATCGGCGTAACGCACCATCTGCAGACCGGCAGCGGCCAGCAGATGGTCCAGCGGATCGAGGTAGATGTTGCTCAGCAGCGGACTGAGGACCGCCCCCTGCGGGGCTCCGGCCTCGGGGGTCCACGACTTCGCGTCCTCAATGATCCCTGCGGTCAGGAACGATTCGATCAGCGATAACACACGGCCGTCCGCCAGTTTCTCCCGCAGACGCAGCAGCAACCGATCATGGGGGATCGAATCGAAATATCCCTTCAGGTCGGCGTCCACCACGTGGACATAGCCAGCCTTCAGGAGTTGATCCACCCGTCGAAGCGCGTCCTTGCAGCCGCGGCCCGGCCGGAAGCCGTAACTCTGGTCGGCAAAGTCGCGTTCGAAGATCGGCTCGATCACGTTCACCACTGCCGCCTGCACGACGCGGTCCCGCACCGTGGGAATCCCCAAGGGGCGGGTCTCGCTTGTGCCGGGTTTGGGAATGTGAACGCGGCGGATCGCCTGCGGTCGATACGTATCGTCTTTGAGGGCGTCCGACAGCCGCCAGAGAGCGTCTGGAAGCTGTGCGGAGAACTCGTCGACAGTCACGTGATCCACGCCGGCGGCGCCCTTCTTGCGCGCCACCTGCTGCAGGGCCGCCAGCAGATTCCGCTCGGCGAACACCTTGTCATACAGCCGGAACCATTTGCCTCCTTCCACTCCCTCGACGAGAGCCGTCAACATGCGCACGGTCCAGACGCACGGTTTCGCGCACGCCCACAGGCGCGACGCTGTTCCGGCTTGTTGAGCCCGCGGCACTGCCGCCGGTGGGACTTCCGCTGGTCTGGTCATGTCGCCTTCCATCTTCCTGGAGCCCTTCGCTCCCCCGGAGTTACCCGGCTTCGTCGCTACTATGGCTCCTCTGACTCCTGACCGGGTCAGTCCCTCCCGGTCAGGTCTCTTTGCGTCATGTGTTCGAACTTCCGGCCATTCCGCCTCCAACCACCTGATGGCTCCGCCGATCGCTTTGACACGTTACCCTTCAGCGTCGACGGCTTCCGGATCGCTCCGGTCTGGGCTTCACCTTAAGAGGGCAGGCTCGCCAAACCACCCGGCCGAATCGAGTTCACTTGCGTTGCGGACTGGCCATTCGCCTCCCGATGCTCCCCACCCCGCCTCGCGGCGACGCAGTTTCGGTCGGCTACAGGCCGGAGAACGTCTACCTGAGGAGGACTTCCACCTCCCTGTTCGAACACACTTGCAAACGCACCCTCCTCTGGCGTTGCCACCCCGGTAGGACGCAGACGTACAACCGGGGCTGCCTGCGGCGACCCACCAGCCAGGCGGCAACAAGTCTATATACAATAATATCTTGCGATTTTTCTTGAGATTCAGTTGCGACGTTGACGGCATCGCACGGTGGGCAGTCCCCAGGACCAGGAATTCAGTTGCGACTTACGTTTGTTGTTGCGACTTTAAAATTGAGTTGCGACTTCTATTCTCTCGGCTAGACTGGGAGTATGGATCAGCAAATCGATGGATGGTGGCTTTCGAACTTCGGCTCCTTTGAGGAGCAATCGGGGCCCTTTGACTACCGGAGCTTAGACGGCAGGACCGTCCTCGAAGTGAAACGCGTCTTGGACGGCAGTCGAGGGTTGCATGCGGCTGCCATGCAACTCGCCATGTCTTTGAATGAAACCCCGTTCATAAAACGTGCGTGCCTCGTCATGGGGCGCACTCGAATGTCTCGCTCACGCATTGAGAAGGAATGGAATTCTGTCAAGTCGGTACTTCATCCTTCGATCGCAGACCGCCTCGCAATCATCCTCGTCGAACACGACGCAACGTGGGTCGAACCCAATGAACCGTTCCTGCGAAGGATCGCAGACCACTTCGAGTACAGATGGAAGAGTGGACAATCCGCGTTAGCCGAGCCAATGCCTCAAACCCCGGGGCAAAAACACTACGAAATCGCCAAAGTTCTGCTGAGCCGATGGCTCACGAGGCAGGGCCCGATTCCCGTCGGAGAACTGGCTGGCGTCGTCGGTTGCAGTTACCCCACAGTGCGCAAGTCGCTTGACGATTCCGCCCTCGGCGACAATTTGACAACGACATCAAGCCGATCCGTCGAACTGAGGATGTTTCCTCATGTGTTATGGAGCGAATTGGTGGCACTGGCGCCGAAGATGCGGCGTTCCCTGCGGTATCGCGATCGTTCTGGCGACAAGCCATCGCCTCAGAGCCTGCTCGCGCGATTGGAGCGCAACCACCCCGCAAAGATCGCGATGGGAGGAGTCGTATCGGCGAGAGACTGGGATCCGGACTTCGATCTGCATGGAACGCCACGAATCGATCTCGTGTGCCACGCGCCGGATGGCGAATTCGATCTCAGCTTCGTAAAGAGACTTGATCCCGCACTGGAGCGGACGGACGACGCCAACAGGTCGCCAGTTCTCGTGGTCCACATACTGCAACGGGCATCGTCACTCTTCGTGGAACGGCCCGGCACAAGAATTCCGCTGGCTGATCCGGTCGAGACTGCTTTAGATCTCTATGATCTCTCGCTGACGGTCCAGGCGAACGAGCTCCTCTCACGTCTCCGTCCCGAGGCGCGTCTCGCATGAACCAGCTTGATCCACAACAGCTCTTTGTGCGAATCGCCCAAGACATCCCGCAGGAGCTACGCCAGCATCTCTTCGTGACTGGGAGTCTTGCGGCGGCCTACCACTACAAGGCAAGACTGGGTGGCCAAGGCATCAATACCAAGGATGCCGACCTGGTCGTTCACCCCGCGGGCGACACCAACTCGTGCGGGGAGATGACAACGCGATTGCGAGGAAACGGCTGGCAGAATACCAGCGAGTGCTACCCTCGGCAGACCGCTGAGCCCGAAACCGACCTGCGGGCGATTCGCTTGTTCCCGCCCGGATCACGCGAGTACTTCATCGAGTTCCTCAACATACCGCAGAAGGACCAGGGCGAAGCCAAGCTCTGGATTCCCATCGAACTGAACGACGGATGGTACGGGCTCCCCAGTTTCCGGTTCCTCGGAATCGCATCGATGGACCGCCTGACATCGGACGTTGGGCTGGAGTATGCCCGGCCGTCCATGATGGCCCTCGCCAATCTGCTCTCTCATCCGGAAGTTGGAACCGTTCGCATCGAGTCCGGCGAAATGCGTGGCGTCCTTCGCTCGGCCAAGGATCTGGGCCGGGTCATCGCGTTGGCGCGGCTCGAAGGGCGAGACGGAACGGCCGCTTGGATTAACGAATGGCGTCGCGCGATGGAGGAGTGTTTTCCCGCTAAGCAGGGCGAACTCCTCTCCCGGCTCGGCAGCGGTTTGGAAGAGCTGCTTTCCGACGAGAACGCACTGAAAGATGCTTGGAAGACTACTGACGTTGGACTGCTGAATGGACTGGACGTGACCGCTCAGATGCTAAAGGCAACCGGCGACCGATTACTCGATGACGTCATTCGTCCTCTTCGAGACACCTGAAAGGCGCGTTCGAAGCACAATTGTCACTGGCGCTGGTGGATAGAGTAGCCCCACGACGAAGGACGTGACGTGAACCTTCGCCCGGCGGTCCGAGTGGGGGAAGACGGTCGGTGCTCTGCGCGCGGGGGAGGGCTGGGATCGGAGACGCAATCTCCATGGACGTCGCTATCCCGCGACACATCACGACCCACTGATGGAAGTGTAGACGTTTCTGAGGTACAAGAACCGGAGGCGGGAGACGTTTTGAGTAGCCAACTCAATTCTTGAAAAAACGGTGAAGACTGAAAAGTTCGCTGCGACAATCTGATCCGCGGATCAATTTCCTGCGTTTCTGCTAGCAAGGTGCTGGAACCAAAAAGGCAGGTGGAAATGTCATCTGATCAACGGAACTCATGCCCAAATCCCGATTTACGCAAGCAGTCACTTGAACTCGAGAAACTGCATGCGGAGATCAGGAATCTAACTTACAGGTGGTGGATTCCGCCCGCAATTCAGGCTGGGCCAACATTGTTCCTTGTCCTCGCGACGGTAATTATCGCATTCTGGTCCGGCCTATTGGATGCCAAGCGGGAACGCAACGCAATCGAAAATGAACGTCTTCGAATTGAACAATTGACGTTGGCTGAAAGCGTAAAGGAAACGGAAGCGACTATTCGTGATTTAGGGCGACAGCTCTCGCAAGCACAGTCTCAAGTGGCTGCATTTGAGGGTGAGAAGTCTTCGATTCAACTTATCCGCAGATTGTTGCCGGCATCGACGATTGAGTATCTAAATCACCGGCCACGAATGTGAGGCGCGCGGCAGAGCGGAGGGATTGCAGTGGAAACGAGATGGGGAACCCTTACCTTGGAGGTATCACAACTCCAAACCAAGGAAGGAGTTCCCCATGGAAGGCATTCTTTCACCCCGGGCGGAGCGCGCCAAGCAGCGGTTGTCCGAGCAGTTGAAGTTTCTGAAGGACGCCGGGCTGAGAACGCGGTATCTGATCGTGATCCATCGACTGGAAGGACGTTCTCCCACCTGGATTGCCCGCTCGCTCAAGGTCGGTCGCAGCACCGTGTATCGGACCGAGCAGCGTTACGGGAAGGACGGCGAGATCGGTTTGTTCGACCGGCGGGGCGGCAACGGGCCACGGAAACTGACCGAGGAGTACCTGACGCAGTTGCGGGAGGTCGTGGCCGGCGATCCGCTGCAGGACGGCTGGAAGCGGCCGACCTGGACGCGGGAGATGCTGATCACAACGCTCCGTCGACGGACGAGTGTGAAGATCAGCCTGTCGACGATGAGCCGGGCCTTGCGGCTGATCGGGGCGCGGCGCGGACGACCGAAGCCAACGGTCGAGTGTCCGTGGCCGGAGGCCGAAAAACAGCAGTGTCTGGAGCAGATCGAGGAACTGGTGGCGCATCTGCCGACGGGCGAAGTGGCGGTCTGGGAGGACGAGATCGACATCCATCTCAATCCGAAGATCGGCGAGGACTGGATGCTCCGCGGGCAGCAGAAACAGGTTCTCACGCCGGGGAAGAACGAGAAGCGTTACCTGGCGGGGGCTCAGGATGCGCGGACGAAGGAGTTGATCGCGATCGAAGGCGACCGGAAGGACACGGCGTTGTTCGTACTGCTGCTGTGGGAGCTGACGCAGCGCTATCCGCAGGCGAAGAAGATCCATGTCGTCCTGGACAACTACGCGATCCATACGACCCGACTGGTGCGGGAGAGTCTGGCGACGCCGCTGGGGCGCAGGCTGCGCCTGCACTTCCTGCCGCCGTACTGTCCGGATCACAACCGGATCGAACGAACGTGGGAGGACTTACACGCCAACGTGACACGGAACCACAAATGCTCGACGATGCCGCAACTGATGCGAAACGTCCGCTCCTACATCCGCCGACACAACCACCGGCGACCGGCGGCGCTGTAGGAACGACCATCGAAGTGTTTCAGAATCGTGGCCGGTGATTTAGACCAGGAGGAGGGTTTTCGAATCTGCCTGGTACCGCACAGTGCCTACAACTTCGAGGAATACCCCGCCAACATAGCTATCCAGTCACCGCACACGCGTGAGGCATTGTCAGCGGTAGGGTCGATACACAACGTCGGAGAACTTGAGATTAAAGGTTTGACTCTGGAAGAACCAGAGTTACAGGAGCTTTCCAAACTCACAACTATTAGACGGCTATTGCTGAGCAGTAACTCTCTGAACAACGACCTTATGAAGTCTTTTCCAGTACTCCCTGAAATCACCCGTCTCTACTTGATTAATCAGAGATTCACGACGGCCCCGCGAATTGGACGCTTTCCTAATTTGCGCTCAATCAAGCTGTTTGCCACGCCCGTTTCTGACGAAATGATGACTGCCCTAGCGGGATGCGGCGAAACATTGGAATTCCTTGGACTGCAACGTGCATCGGTAACTGATCGCGGGCTTTCCGTGCTGAGTCGATTCCCCAAACTGAATAACGTTTATCTGGTGCATACCGAGGCTTCCGTTTCCGGGATCCGAAAACTAGCGGCAATGCAGTCGATGCGGTCTATAGCGGTTGACGGCGGGTTGTTTTCTGAGGAACTGGCGACAGAGTTGAAGCAGAAATACCCGGAGCTGTCATTTGGCACTACCAACGATCCTCCGCTATTGCCAAAGACTGCTGGCCAGTAATGTCTTCTTGAGTATTATTGAGCCGCCTCGTCTCGTGAAAGAGGCCGGATCCTACCGTTCCAGAATTGGCCCTGCCGGCTGACTAACTGCAATCAAGTCGACCCGTGTGTGGCCGAATTACAGCGGGGGGGAGGCTGCCTGTCCAAGTCATTGCCGGAGACCGGCGAGGTGTCATGGTCCCTTTTGTAATCGAGCATGTCTGTGTTGTCCTTGCAGTACTGCATTGAGGCGCAGTCTCGGAGGCGTAAAGACATGCTTGCCCAAGGCGGCCAGCCGTGGCACCCCGGAAAGCTGGGACTCGGGCGACCTCACACCGCCCGAAACGCGAACTCCCCGTTCTGGGACTCCACCCGGATCGTGCTTCCCTCCGGGAACTCGCCTCCCAGGATCGCGTTGGCCAGTTCGTTCTGCAGACGCTGCTGGATTACGCGCTTGAGCGGCCGGGCGCCGTAGACCGGGTCGTAGCCTTCTTCTGCCAGCGCCTGCTTCGCTTCGTCCGAGACTTCCAGCGTGAAATCGTTGTCCGCCAGACGCTGCTGCAGCTTCGCCAGTTGCAACTCCACGATCTGACGCACTTCCGTCCGGCCCAACGGGTGGAACACGATTGTCTCGTCCACCCGGTTCAAAAACTCCGGCAGGAATTCCTTCCGCAGCGCCCCCAGCACCCGGCGTTCGATCTCCTTGTCGTCCTCCTGACCGTTCAGATCCAGGATCAACTGGCTGCCGATGTTCGACGTCATCACCACGATGGTGTTGGTGAAGTCGAC harbors:
- the ltrA gene encoding group II intron reverse transcriptase/maturase is translated as MLTALVEGVEGGKWFRLYDKVFAERNLLAALQQVARKKGAAGVDHVTVDEFSAQLPDALWRLSDALKDDTYRPQAIRRVHIPKPGTSETRPLGIPTVRDRVVQAAVVNVIEPIFERDFADQSYGFRPGRGCKDALRRVDQLLKAGYVHVVDADLKGYFDSIPHDRLLLRLREKLADGRVLSLIESFLTAGIIEDAKSWTPEAGAPQGAVLSPLLSNIYLDPLDHLLAAAGLQMVRYADDFVILCRTAAEASHALDLVREWVADNGLTLHPTKTRIVDVRAESFAFLGYEFAGEKHWPRSKSLQTLKDTLRRQTRRTSGASLQRIVFRVNRSLRGWFAYFQHGSRRSDYKTLDGWLRMRLRSLLRRRCGGRGVARKPSDCFAWPNRYFAEQGLFSLAAAHALACQSSRR
- a CDS encoding IS630 family transposase translates to MEGILSPRAERAKQRLSEQLKFLKDAGLRTRYLIVIHRLEGRSPTWIARSLKVGRSTVYRTEQRYGKDGEIGLFDRRGGNGPRKLTEEYLTQLREVVAGDPLQDGWKRPTWTREMLITTLRRRTSVKISLSTMSRALRLIGARRGRPKPTVECPWPEAEKQQCLEQIEELVAHLPTGEVAVWEDEIDIHLNPKIGEDWMLRGQQKQVLTPGKNEKRYLAGAQDARTKELIAIEGDRKDTALFVLLLWELTQRYPQAKKIHVVLDNYAIHTTRLVRESLATPLGRRLRLHFLPPYCPDHNRIERTWEDLHANVTRNHKCSTMPQLMRNVRSYIRRHNHRRPAAL